A window of the Desulfobacula toluolica Tol2 genome harbors these coding sequences:
- a CDS encoding rhodanese-like domain-containing protein, whose product MQYLLSKVPRISAEMALLMYKSGKVIIADAMNKRTYKKYHILGSINLPGDGKKDLDRISMAKLPISKNKKIIVYCD is encoded by the coding sequence ATGCAATACTTATTGTCAAAAGTTCCTAGAATTAGTGCGGAAATGGCTCTTCTCATGTATAAAAGTGGTAAGGTAATAATTGCCGATGCTATGAATAAAAGAACATATAAAAAATACCATATTTTAGGCTCAATCAATTTGCCGGGGGATGGGAAAAAAGATCTTGATCGTATTTCTATGGCAAAATTGCCGATATCGAAAAACAAAAAGATTATTGTATACTGTGACTGA
- a CDS encoding lipopolysaccharide biosynthesis protein — translation MMAAGLISFPILTRIFSVTEYGVFGLINTTLFFAIAIAKLGIPNSIVRFYQEYKAVDQKALFYTTNFFGVLIFAATVSLGFGISWDYFFAKFVDNSLSGLIWLFPLLVLVGAATDTLKSFLRAEQRTKSYNIIVTVRRYGAIGLGIFLTLYMYNGLYGFYLGQAAVWLLILLILLIYLRRHIRIKQSFFSYGVLRNAISFGFPIVWAELGHLILNYIDRYLIQIYIGSNMLGLYTAGYNLATHLTDAIIYPINYAMTPIYMKILVNKGEEETRVFFTKLFTYFSLIIVPVVFGFIAVGKDLIRLLASSKYIEAYPVLPYVVTGQAIYACTIILNSGLFIKKKTHLLTYVMGGTCALNVFLNLFLIPKNGIVGAAQATLISYICYTLVLTFLSMREFSFPLEYKRLVMYTFSAGMMFLAINNISTGTVLVDFVSKIFLGATIYFFLVVCLDAELRLKIISIRKMGIFKSENKV, via the coding sequence ATGATGGCTGCAGGGCTTATTTCTTTCCCCATTTTAACAAGGATTTTTTCAGTTACAGAGTATGGTGTTTTCGGGCTGATCAATACAACTCTTTTTTTTGCCATTGCCATCGCCAAACTTGGCATTCCGAATTCAATTGTCCGTTTTTACCAAGAGTATAAAGCTGTCGATCAAAAAGCCCTTTTTTATACAACCAATTTTTTTGGGGTATTGATATTTGCCGCAACGGTATCATTGGGTTTCGGCATTTCCTGGGATTATTTTTTCGCGAAGTTTGTCGACAATAGCTTGTCCGGATTAATCTGGTTGTTTCCTTTATTGGTATTAGTTGGCGCTGCGACAGATACGCTGAAAAGTTTTTTGAGAGCGGAGCAGAGAACAAAATCATATAATATTATTGTAACGGTTCGAAGATATGGTGCCATTGGACTCGGCATTTTCCTCACACTCTATATGTACAACGGCCTGTACGGGTTTTATCTGGGCCAGGCGGCTGTCTGGCTATTAATTTTATTGATTCTCTTAATCTATTTGCGCAGACATATAAGAATCAAGCAATCATTCTTTTCATATGGTGTGTTGAGAAATGCCATAAGTTTTGGATTTCCGATTGTTTGGGCTGAATTGGGACACCTGATCCTGAACTACATCGACAGGTATTTAATACAGATATATATCGGATCTAACATGCTTGGATTGTATACGGCCGGATATAATTTGGCAACGCATCTAACCGATGCGATCATATATCCTATTAATTATGCAATGACTCCCATTTATATGAAAATTTTGGTGAATAAGGGAGAGGAAGAGACGCGAGTATTTTTTACGAAATTGTTTACATATTTTTCGCTTATAATAGTGCCTGTGGTCTTCGGGTTTATTGCCGTTGGCAAAGATTTAATAAGACTGCTGGCCTCATCAAAATATATTGAGGCCTATCCCGTACTGCCTTATGTAGTAACGGGCCAGGCAATATACGCTTGTACGATTATTTTAAACTCAGGGCTTTTTATTAAGAAAAAGACACATTTACTGACTTATGTCATGGGGGGGACGTGCGCGCTGAATGTATTTCTTAACTTGTTTTTAATTCCAAAGAACGGAATTGTTGGTGCAGCCCAGGCAACCTTGATATCTTACATTTGTTATACGCTGGTATTAACCTTCCTGTCCATGAGGGAATTTAGTTTTCCGTTGGAGTATAAGCGGTTGGTGATGTACACTTTTTCAGCAGGTATGATGTTTTTGGCAATTAACAATATTAGTACTGGCACTGTTTTGGTAGATTTTGTCAGTAAAATATTTTTGGGCGCGACAATATATTTTTTTTTGGTTGTCTGCTTGGATGCAGAACTCAGATTAAAAATTATTTCTATCAGAAAGATGGGCATTTTTAAGAGTGAAAATAAAGTTTAA
- a CDS encoding O-antigen ligase family protein, protein MADWMLIAMVFGWFVNVARERRGIIERSPVNAAVFLIVIYSVVNLIRGYTFMALPADINLTRLMAWKNYMILPLMYFITMNNLRDEKNIKLLIVCICLAMLAMDFNFYSTFRWIKAEHYSNDIRISGPFSFLGPNELGVFYSMYTFLLIGISYFMQDKKIKWLILFVSACNLYPILFSYSRAAYICMIAGLFLLGMIKDRKLLLLLVVLIIGYSYILPNSVVERIDSTFLGKATVIEESVTSNAIGIGGVSVDTVGRKELWDKAKIYFKDHLFIGIGFDTFRHVEGMITHSLYMKILAEQGLMGMLVFIIFIFVILRQGFILYLYAENSLYKGIGLGFFLCVSVHLVGSITGDQSLYYNLMLIYWVFMGIVAHLSSQLMVKRQS, encoded by the coding sequence ATGGCGGATTGGATGTTGATAGCAATGGTTTTCGGCTGGTTTGTAAATGTAGCAAGAGAGCGACGGGGGATTATTGAAAGATCACCGGTTAACGCGGCTGTTTTTTTAATAGTGATTTACAGTGTCGTAAACCTGATCAGGGGCTACACTTTCATGGCGTTGCCGGCTGATATCAACCTTACACGGCTGATGGCATGGAAGAATTACATGATTCTACCGCTCATGTATTTTATAACGATGAACAACCTGAGAGATGAAAAAAATATTAAGTTGTTAATTGTTTGCATTTGCCTGGCCATGCTGGCCATGGACTTTAATTTCTACAGCACCTTCAGATGGATAAAAGCAGAGCATTACAGTAATGATATCAGAATATCAGGGCCTTTTAGTTTCCTGGGACCAAATGAATTAGGTGTTTTCTATTCCATGTACACATTTCTTTTAATTGGTATTTCTTATTTTATGCAGGATAAAAAAATCAAGTGGCTTATATTATTCGTCTCTGCATGCAATCTATATCCTATCCTATTTTCTTACTCGAGAGCTGCATATATCTGTATGATCGCAGGTCTCTTTTTGCTCGGAATGATAAAAGATCGAAAATTACTTTTACTGCTGGTTGTTTTGATTATAGGATACAGCTATATTTTGCCTAATTCGGTCGTTGAAAGAATCGACAGCACATTTTTGGGAAAGGCTACCGTAATTGAAGAGAGTGTGACATCAAATGCTATCGGGATTGGAGGCGTCAGCGTTGATACGGTAGGCAGAAAAGAGTTGTGGGACAAGGCGAAGATATATTTTAAAGATCATTTGTTCATCGGTATCGGGTTTGATACGTTTCGGCATGTTGAGGGGATGATCACCCATAGTTTGTATATGAAAATATTAGCTGAGCAGGGATTAATGGGGATGTTGGTTTTTATCATATTTATATTCGTCATTTTACGGCAGGGATTTATACTATACCTGTATGCTGAAAACAGTCTTTATAAAGGGATAGGACTAGGCTTTTTTTTATGTGTGAGTGTCCATCTTGTCGGAAGCATTACCGGCGATCAATCGTTGTATTACAATCTTATGCTGATTTATTGGGTTTTTATGGGAATTGTTGCACATTTAAGTTCGCAATTAATGGTTAAAAGACAGAGTTAA
- a CDS encoding polysaccharide deacetylase family protein, with product MALEKTNQKRLFFPELFGNNIINISDTASRLSILHKIYLKLLYLDHNLKLEYLNRLIQYLGNNDGTKCHERMMLNWSEIVEMSENGITFGAHTMTHPTLSKMKTKEAKAEIYLSRKEIEKFIKNKVNHFAIPNGQPGDFTEELRVFCRNENFRSVLTTNFGIVNGNTSPYDLPRVHITGPLFMFAGELAKIVFKKVHRGVHG from the coding sequence ATGGCCCTTGAAAAAACAAATCAAAAGCGACTCTTTTTTCCGGAATTATTCGGCAATAATATCATTAACATTTCAGATACAGCAAGCAGGTTATCTATTCTTCACAAGATTTATTTGAAACTGCTCTATCTTGATCATAATTTGAAACTGGAATATTTGAACCGTTTAATACAGTATTTGGGCAATAACGATGGAACAAAATGCCACGAAAGAATGATGTTAAACTGGTCTGAAATTGTTGAAATGAGCGAAAATGGAATTACTTTTGGTGCCCATACCATGACTCACCCGACGTTGAGTAAAATGAAAACAAAAGAAGCAAAAGCTGAAATTTACTTGTCCAGAAAAGAGATAGAAAAATTTATAAAAAACAAAGTAAATCACTTTGCCATACCAAATGGTCAGCCAGGAGATTTTACAGAGGAACTCAGGGTGTTTTGCAGAAACGAAAATTTTAGAAGCGTGCTTACAACTAATTTTGGTATAGTAAATGGAAATACCAGTCCATACGATCTGCCAAGAGTTCACATAACTGGGCCATTGTTTATGTTTGCTGGGGAATTGGCTAAAATTGTTTTTAAAAAAGTACACAGAGGTGTTCATGGTTAA
- a CDS encoding heparinase II/III family protein, with amino-acid sequence MVNLKKTKSFLFILMSCIILFVYPRLADPGNLNADSKETTYSPYTIMKEHPRLFITRQKIPKIRKRCGDKRGVQSKYYTAIKKYADKYTPGKKKPSSFDCMILAFAHIIGEIPGFDYSKRSIAEYGRLGADLLLKLHPPKDLSYFQRYSPRFISCYDWLYSAMAKEERAVVINHFISACDEKKDLLKKSMGNRWRGAREVFAYYGLAFYNDGADIFTNDKLQAERIDKKANSYVDFFASWHLGQHVVTLETACKGGATPDGTMYGKAPYPGRLWPLAAWETASKNCLFDRTTYITGYPLFWLYNMLPYRTHVRYDNANGRIDRPGGLVRYGDYRYVGYSPVASRGTNTITALVQGVSVRQGKNDLAAVYNWQIQQQGGLEVTAFGGPVSTRRWISPGPNLVWDLIFRDGLVAAKSPKEAKLPLSFCSGSPNSGPTMLPDFPDGRPEGAGVVTIRSAWEDPDATLVWFKASSHMLSHSHRDQGSFQIYKKGWLAIDSGQYEETPHRGNYTLRSVAHNSLLVYRPGENLDKEKTDPVWYGYSNDGGQRWGRFVKSAEMVKDKDHFLGGIANFESMPGEYDYVHADITRAYNCTYVTSENHRPKVSRVTRTIIFLRPEEYVVIFDRVNSEKSEYPKRWLLHSIYRPEPDGREIFDGIVPYSKKIPGKRRGIELTGDLLGGISESRDTKLVTIRGWNFGPSDGRLVVRTLLPEKRIVRVVGGVDPYGTRQSNLSRPYQKGGLLFIENTEGFNSGDFVYLEPTSDPYSKSTHGRPHWQVDDIFYRGWGKIKKVDHAKKSLMMVPYRYGIPELPEGAVVIRSNHANANSFEFMDAEYNQWQMHGESVANAGPYHMQHGSWRMEVEPLEKKNADVFLTVLRPCDKETVGGTKVALMENIEYNDGDNFISLNIKGASKEYTLTFDRQSQNAHLKVLQNGEIKTDKALKGRAGR; translated from the coding sequence ATGGTAAACTTAAAAAAAACAAAAAGCTTTCTCTTTATTCTGATGAGTTGCATCATTTTGTTTGTTTACCCAAGACTGGCTGATCCAGGCAATTTAAATGCTGATTCCAAGGAAACCACGTATAGCCCATATACCATAATGAAAGAGCATCCACGGCTGTTCATAACAAGACAAAAAATTCCGAAGATACGAAAGAGATGTGGAGATAAACGAGGGGTGCAATCAAAATACTATACTGCGATTAAAAAGTACGCAGATAAATATACACCGGGGAAAAAGAAACCGTCTTCCTTTGATTGCATGATTCTGGCATTTGCTCATATTATTGGAGAAATTCCCGGTTTTGACTACTCCAAACGTTCAATTGCCGAATATGGAAGGCTGGGTGCTGATCTGTTGCTAAAACTTCATCCCCCAAAGGATCTGTCTTATTTCCAACGATACTCTCCGCGGTTTATTTCCTGTTATGACTGGTTGTATTCTGCAATGGCAAAAGAAGAAAGGGCGGTGGTCATTAACCATTTTATTTCAGCCTGCGATGAAAAAAAAGACCTGTTGAAAAAAAGTATGGGCAACCGCTGGCGCGGTGCAAGAGAAGTGTTTGCATACTATGGCCTGGCATTTTATAATGATGGGGCAGATATTTTTACCAATGATAAATTGCAGGCGGAGCGGATTGACAAGAAAGCTAACTCGTATGTTGATTTCTTCGCATCCTGGCATCTGGGGCAGCATGTCGTCACGCTGGAGACGGCTTGCAAGGGAGGTGCCACGCCAGATGGGACAATGTATGGCAAGGCCCCCTATCCCGGCAGGTTATGGCCTTTAGCTGCCTGGGAAACGGCAAGTAAAAACTGTTTGTTTGACAGAACCACCTATATTACAGGGTATCCCCTTTTTTGGCTCTATAATATGCTGCCTTACCGGACACATGTACGGTATGACAATGCAAATGGCAGGATTGACAGGCCGGGGGGGCTGGTTCGCTACGGGGATTACCGCTATGTTGGATACTCACCGGTTGCGAGTCGGGGGACCAATACGATTACAGCCCTGGTACAGGGAGTGTCTGTAAGACAGGGAAAAAACGATTTGGCGGCCGTATACAATTGGCAGATACAGCAGCAGGGAGGTCTCGAAGTCACTGCATTCGGCGGTCCGGTTTCAACGAGGAGATGGATTAGCCCGGGTCCGAATCTGGTTTGGGATTTAATCTTTCGAGATGGACTTGTGGCGGCAAAATCTCCAAAGGAAGCCAAGCTTCCCCTTAGCTTTTGTTCCGGATCGCCCAATTCAGGACCGACTATGCTGCCGGATTTTCCTGACGGAAGGCCCGAAGGCGCGGGCGTTGTAACAATAAGAAGTGCCTGGGAAGACCCTGACGCCACATTGGTGTGGTTTAAAGCTTCCAGCCACATGCTCAGCCATTCCCATCGTGATCAGGGGAGTTTTCAAATATATAAAAAAGGATGGCTGGCCATAGACAGCGGGCAGTATGAGGAAACACCGCATCGCGGTAATTACACCCTTCGAAGCGTTGCACACAACAGCCTTCTTGTTTATAGACCTGGTGAAAATCTGGATAAAGAGAAAACAGACCCTGTCTGGTACGGGTATAGCAATGATGGAGGGCAGCGATGGGGCAGGTTTGTGAAGTCTGCTGAAATGGTTAAGGACAAAGATCATTTTCTGGGAGGCATTGCAAACTTTGAAAGCATGCCGGGCGAATATGATTATGTGCATGCCGACATCACCCGCGCTTACAATTGCACTTATGTGACCAGTGAAAATCACAGGCCCAAAGTGTCACGTGTTACGAGAACCATTATTTTTTTGCGTCCAGAAGAGTATGTTGTTATTTTTGACCGGGTGAATTCTGAAAAGTCAGAATATCCGAAGCGGTGGCTTCTACATTCCATATATAGACCTGAACCTGATGGAAGAGAAATCTTCGATGGCATAGTTCCTTATTCAAAAAAGATTCCTGGAAAAAGGAGGGGCATAGAACTGACAGGCGACCTTCTCGGCGGGATTTCAGAATCCAGGGATACGAAATTAGTTACCATTCGCGGCTGGAATTTCGGCCCGTCAGACGGCCGTTTGGTAGTCAGGACGCTTTTGCCTGAAAAACGGATCGTTCGTGTTGTGGGTGGCGTTGATCCATACGGAACCAGACAGTCAAATTTAAGCAGACCGTATCAAAAAGGGGGGCTGCTTTTTATTGAAAATACAGAAGGGTTTAATTCCGGAGATTTTGTTTATCTGGAACCGACCAGTGACCCGTATTCCAAGTCGACCCATGGACGCCCTCACTGGCAGGTGGATGATATCTTTTACAGAGGGTGGGGCAAAATAAAAAAAGTAGACCACGCTAAAAAATCGCTTATGATGGTTCCCTATCGGTACGGGATTCCTGAATTGCCGGAGGGGGCTGTTGTCATCCGTAGTAATCACGCAAATGCCAATTCCTTTGAATTCATGGACGCCGAATACAATCAATGGCAGATGCACGGAGAATCCGTAGCTAATGCAGGACCTTACCATATGCAGCATGGCTCCTGGCGCATGGAAGTCGAACCGTTAGAGAAAAAAAATGCAGATGTGTTTCTCACTGTCTTGCGTCCTTGTGACAAGGAAACAGTTGGCGGTACAAAAGTGGCACTGATGGAGAACATAGAATATAATGATGGAGATAATTTTATTTCCCTTAATATAAAAGGCGCATCAAAAGAATATACGCTTACCTTTGATAGACAATCGCAGAATGCCCATCTCAAGGTTTTACAAAATGGTGAAATAAAAACAGACAAGGCGCTCAAGGGAAGAGCAGGAAGATGA
- a CDS encoding glycosyltransferase — protein sequence MNVLFLSTRSPYPLISGHSLRTYHIMRGVAKRHNVTLVTHIQLDEELKSENIDHLKSICKAVYPYRIPADASRFKLVSALIKNLFSLKPFVAQKYDFPLMRRKIQEILKKGTIDLVHVDMLPLTAYEQEFSDIPKILVNHNVESLRLFRWCQNEKNILKKIYLGIQYIKLKAFERIAMRKFDCCVAVSEIDRNILQAMGGENKIVVVPNGTDTNFFKPLGRNKIEKSVLWIGHMDVHTNLDAVLYFMRDIYPVLKMKCPDVRIIFVGTSPPTEITEAEKKDKNIKTTGFVNDIRPYLDEAMVLMVPIRIGSGTRLKILDSMAMGKAIVSTRVGCEGLNVTDGKDIFIGDTPEDFADRVVHLLNNPKQRELLQKNARDLARTYDWEKIEEKQEAVYRQAIYNYQQKKKG from the coding sequence ATGAATGTTTTATTTCTTTCAACAAGAAGCCCATACCCATTGATTAGTGGGCACAGTTTGAGAACCTATCATATTATGAGGGGGGTGGCCAAAAGGCACAATGTAACACTTGTTACGCATATCCAACTTGATGAAGAGTTGAAGTCGGAAAATATAGACCATCTCAAATCCATATGTAAAGCAGTTTACCCGTATAGAATCCCGGCAGATGCATCAAGGTTCAAACTTGTTTCTGCCCTTATAAAAAACCTTTTTTCTTTAAAGCCTTTTGTTGCACAAAAATACGATTTCCCGTTGATGCGGCGTAAGATACAGGAGATATTAAAAAAGGGAACTATAGACCTGGTGCATGTGGATATGCTGCCATTGACTGCATATGAACAAGAATTCAGTGATATACCCAAGATATTGGTCAACCATAATGTCGAATCCCTTCGGCTTTTCAGGTGGTGTCAAAATGAAAAAAATATATTAAAGAAAATTTATCTCGGAATACAATATATTAAATTAAAAGCATTTGAGCGCATTGCAATGCGAAAATTTGACTGTTGCGTTGCTGTTTCCGAGATTGACCGTAACATTTTACAAGCAATGGGGGGGGAGAACAAAATAGTTGTGGTGCCAAACGGCACGGATACAAATTTTTTTAAACCATTAGGGCGAAACAAAATTGAAAAATCGGTTCTCTGGATCGGCCACATGGATGTCCACACAAATCTGGATGCGGTGTTGTATTTTATGCGAGATATATATCCAGTACTGAAAATGAAATGCCCGGATGTCCGCATTATATTCGTTGGAACATCTCCACCGACAGAAATAACTGAAGCGGAAAAAAAGGACAAAAACATTAAAACAACGGGTTTTGTAAACGATATCCGTCCTTATCTGGATGAGGCCATGGTGTTGATGGTTCCCATCAGAATCGGCAGCGGAACCCGGTTGAAGATACTGGACTCGATGGCAATGGGAAAAGCCATAGTTTCGACCAGAGTTGGATGTGAGGGATTGAATGTTACGGATGGAAAGGATATTTTCATAGGAGATACGCCGGAGGATTTTGCCGACAGGGTAGTTCATTTGCTGAATAATCCGAAACAAAGAGAGCTCCTGCAGAAGAATGCACGTGACCTGGCCCGGACGTATGACTGGGAAAAAATCGAAGAGAAACAGGAGGCTGTGTATAGACAAGCAATCTATAATTATCAACAAAAAAAGAAAGGATAG
- a CDS encoding ATP-grasp domain-containing protein, protein MQKAVLFKSQERFSDFKRTLEDHGINCIVLDFSDNEWIDFDYSSIDFVIYYPSFKYSSSYPLALQDVYDNLTHIKSMYPDIGMFPDPKIIPYYNDKYRQYLFLKHNQYPIPETYPLFSMDSVKLADKKLGYPMVIKNRYGAGGGSVYRVNSLKELISFYKLSTFNFVNGFSLNYFFRLLKKRIFYYYLIKQKRMLYPFLSPPLIAQKFIHIDRDLKTVTGNYKVVEAHWRHQAYEEQWKVNIDDGGIGVWGKVPQKAIDLSVKLAKDLNASWLNIDLIPEKDHFLITEFSPVWHHYAYKEKPSFVYKDDYNIEVPLEISLDLEKIIVESFVDKK, encoded by the coding sequence ATGCAGAAAGCAGTGCTTTTTAAATCTCAGGAACGGTTTTCTGACTTCAAGCGTACGTTAGAGGATCACGGGATAAATTGTATTGTACTCGATTTTTCAGATAATGAATGGATTGATTTTGATTACAGCAGTATCGACTTTGTTATTTATTATCCTTCCTTTAAATACAGTTCCAGCTATCCACTTGCACTTCAGGATGTTTATGATAATTTGACACATATCAAATCGATGTACCCGGATATTGGTATGTTCCCTGACCCGAAGATTATTCCTTATTATAATGACAAATACAGACAATATTTATTTTTAAAGCATAATCAATACCCTATCCCCGAGACTTATCCGCTTTTTTCAATGGATTCAGTTAAATTAGCCGATAAAAAACTCGGTTATCCAATGGTGATTAAAAATAGATATGGTGCCGGTGGAGGTTCTGTTTATAGGGTAAACTCTTTAAAAGAATTAATTTCTTTTTATAAGTTGTCGACATTTAATTTTGTTAACGGGTTTTCACTGAATTATTTTTTTAGACTGCTGAAAAAGAGGATTTTTTATTACTATCTGATTAAACAAAAAAGAATGCTTTATCCGTTTCTTTCTCCCCCCCTTATAGCACAGAAATTTATCCATATCGACAGGGACTTAAAAACAGTCACAGGCAATTACAAGGTTGTAGAGGCCCACTGGCGTCACCAGGCCTATGAAGAACAGTGGAAGGTCAATATAGACGATGGCGGTATAGGGGTATGGGGGAAGGTGCCCCAGAAGGCTATCGATCTGTCAGTTAAACTTGCTAAAGATCTTAACGCTTCATGGTTGAATATTGACCTTATACCTGAAAAAGACCATTTTCTGATTACAGAATTTTCACCCGTTTGGCACCATTATGCGTATAAGGAAAAGCCCTCTTTTGTGTATAAGGATGATTATAACATAGAGGTACCTCTGGAAATATCTCTCGACCTGGAGAAAATTATTGTCGAGTCATTTGTTGATAAAAAATGA